The following are from one region of the Stanieria cyanosphaera PCC 7437 genome:
- a CDS encoding phosphoglucomutase/phosphomannomutase family protein: MAFTINPIKFGTDGWRGVIAADFTFERVAMLAPLAAKVLADNYGGATGSRTVIVGYDRRFLAEDFAKVAAEAIQAAGFDVLLSQSYAPTPAFSWAAKVQNALGAIVMTASHNPAAYLGLKVKGAFGGSVSPEITQQIEAILGQPLPDAEKPGKLELFDPWVSYCQGLKTKVDIKTIKAAIASGKVRVYADVMHGAAATGLERLLDCSIEEINSARDPLFGGGAPEPLPKYLPDLFRTIKEAAHQYPDSIRVGLVFDGDSDRIAAVDGQGNFLSSQVLIPILIEHLSQKKGFTGEIVKTVSGSDLIPRLAKLYNLSVYETPIGYKYIADRMLSTEVLVGGEESGGIGYGTHIPERDALLSALYVLEAVVESGRDLSDIYGQLEQKTNFTATYDRIDLPLASMEVRAKLVERLQNEPLQEIAGKSVVDCLDVDGYKYRLADDSWLLIRFSGTEPVLRLYCQAPTMIEVKKTLDWARDWANSV, encoded by the coding sequence ATGGCTTTTACGATCAATCCAATTAAATTTGGTACGGATGGTTGGCGGGGTGTAATTGCTGCGGACTTTACTTTTGAGCGAGTAGCAATGCTTGCTCCTTTGGCAGCTAAGGTTTTAGCAGACAATTATGGTGGTGCTACGGGAAGTCGTACAGTAATTGTTGGTTATGATCGCCGTTTTTTGGCAGAGGATTTTGCTAAAGTTGCAGCCGAAGCTATTCAAGCAGCAGGTTTTGACGTATTATTATCTCAGTCTTATGCTCCTACTCCTGCCTTTAGTTGGGCAGCTAAAGTTCAAAATGCTCTGGGTGCAATTGTGATGACTGCTTCTCATAATCCGGCTGCTTATTTGGGGTTGAAGGTAAAAGGAGCTTTTGGGGGTTCGGTTTCGCCAGAAATTACCCAGCAAATTGAAGCAATTTTGGGTCAACCTTTGCCTGATGCAGAAAAACCTGGAAAATTAGAATTATTCGACCCTTGGGTAAGTTATTGTCAAGGTTTAAAAACTAAAGTTGATATTAAAACAATTAAAGCTGCGATCGCTTCTGGAAAAGTTCGGGTTTATGCCGATGTCATGCATGGTGCTGCTGCAACGGGTTTGGAAAGGTTGCTAGATTGTTCAATTGAAGAAATTAATAGCGCACGCGATCCATTATTTGGCGGTGGCGCACCTGAACCTTTACCTAAGTATTTGCCCGATTTGTTTCGGACTATTAAGGAAGCTGCTCACCAATATCCTGATAGTATTAGAGTTGGGTTAGTTTTTGATGGGGATAGCGATCGCATTGCAGCCGTAGATGGTCAAGGTAATTTCTTAAGTTCTCAAGTTTTAATTCCTATTTTGATCGAACATTTGTCACAGAAAAAGGGTTTTACTGGGGAAATTGTTAAAACTGTTAGTGGTTCGGATTTAATTCCTCGTCTTGCCAAGCTTTATAATTTGTCGGTTTACGAAACTCCGATTGGTTATAAATACATTGCGGATCGGATGTTATCGACAGAAGTTTTGGTTGGTGGGGAAGAATCGGGAGGAATTGGTTACGGTACTCACATCCCCGAACGCGATGCTTTATTATCTGCACTTTATGTGTTAGAAGCTGTAGTAGAATCAGGACGAGATTTAAGTGATATTTACGGACAATTAGAGCAGAAAACTAATTTTACGGCAACTTACGACCGCATTGATTTGCCTCTAGCTAGTATGGAAGTCAGAGCGAAATTAGTGGAACGATTACAAAACGAACCTCTTCAAGAAATAGCTGGTAAATCAGTTGTTGATTGTTTGGATGTTGATGGTTATAAATATAGATTGGCAGATGATAGTTGGTTGTTGATTCGTTTTAGTGGTACTGAACCAGTTTTACGTCTTTATTGTCAAGCTCCTACCATGATAGAAGTTAAAAAAACCTTAGATTGGGCAAGAGATTGGGCAAATTCTGTTTAA
- a CDS encoding MBL fold metallo-hydrolase, with product MATLKQRRAENIDGDFYVDATCIDCDTCRWLAPEVFNRQGEQSAVYHQPNRVEERLKAMQALLSCPTSSIGTVEKPQDIKSVQESLPSLIEDNVYYCGYHSEASYGAASYLIQRPEGNILIDSPRFAPPLVKKLEAMGGVRYMYLTHQDDVADHHKFHNHFGCERILHQDDFTSDTKNVEIKIAGLETIEFAPDILIIPVPGHSKGHTVLLYRNKFLFTGDHLAWSPRLNHLAAFHRYCWYSWSEQIKSMEKLTNYSFEWILPGHGRRYHSDRETVHAQMKQCVAWMKQQ from the coding sequence ATGGCTACTTTAAAACAAAGGCGAGCGGAAAATATCGACGGTGATTTTTACGTTGATGCTACTTGTATTGACTGTGATACCTGTCGTTGGTTAGCACCAGAAGTATTTAATCGCCAAGGAGAACAATCGGCAGTATATCATCAACCGAATCGGGTAGAAGAAAGATTAAAAGCTATGCAAGCCCTGCTTTCTTGTCCCACCAGTTCAATTGGTACAGTAGAAAAACCTCAAGATATTAAAAGCGTACAGGAAAGTTTACCTAGCCTGATTGAAGACAATGTTTATTATTGTGGCTATCATTCTGAAGCTTCTTATGGTGCAGCTAGTTATTTAATTCAAAGACCAGAAGGTAACATTTTAATTGACTCTCCTCGTTTTGCTCCACCTTTAGTCAAAAAGTTAGAAGCAATGGGAGGAGTAAGATATATGTATCTAACTCATCAAGATGACGTTGCCGATCATCACAAATTTCACAATCATTTTGGTTGTGAGCGTATTCTACATCAAGACGATTTTACTTCTGACACTAAAAACGTAGAAATTAAAATTGCTGGACTTGAAACAATTGAATTTGCCCCTGATATCTTAATTATTCCTGTTCCTGGTCATTCTAAAGGGCATACTGTCCTACTTTACCGCAATAAATTTTTGTTTACAGGAGATCATTTAGCTTGGTCACCTCGTCTTAATCATCTGGCTGCTTTTCATCGTTATTGCTGGTATTCTTGGTCAGAACAAATCAAATCAATGGAAAAACTCACCAATTATTCCTTTGAATGGATTTTACCAGGGCATGGTCGTCGCTATCATAGCGATCGCGAAACAGTTCACGCTCAAATGAAACAATGCGTCGCTTGGATGAAGCAGCAATAG
- the rdgB gene encoding RdgB/HAM1 family non-canonical purine NTP pyrophosphatase gives MKKLIVATGNPGKLNEIQEYLVGLDWQLELKPAELEIEETGTTFIENACLKASQVAQAVGEWAIADDSGLAVDALGGAPGLYSARYGKSDQDRIARLLTELGEQQNRKAQFICAIAIAGPDGVIALQAEGICPGEILDAPCGKGGFGYDPIFYVPQMQQTFAQMPPEVKQRISHRGRAMNQLLPQLRQLK, from the coding sequence ATGAAAAAATTAATCGTAGCGACAGGTAATCCTGGGAAATTAAACGAAATTCAAGAATATCTTGTAGGTTTAGATTGGCAATTAGAACTAAAACCAGCCGAATTAGAAATTGAAGAAACGGGAACTACTTTTATTGAAAATGCCTGTCTCAAAGCATCTCAAGTAGCTCAAGCAGTGGGAGAGTGGGCGATCGCAGATGATTCGGGATTGGCAGTTGATGCGTTGGGTGGTGCGCCTGGATTGTATTCTGCTCGTTATGGTAAAAGTGATCAAGATAGAATTGCTAGATTATTAACCGAATTGGGAGAGCAACAAAATCGAAAAGCTCAGTTTATTTGTGCAATTGCGATCGCTGGCCCTGATGGTGTGATTGCTTTACAAGCTGAAGGTATTTGTCCAGGAGAAATTCTTGATGCTCCTTGTGGAAAGGGAGGCTTTGGTTATGATCCGATTTTTTATGTACCTCAGATGCAACAAACTTTTGCCCAAATGCCCCCAGAAGTTAAGCAAAGAATTAGTCATCGCGGTAGAGCTATGAATCAGTTATTACCTCAATTAAGGCAGCTTAAGTAA
- a CDS encoding DUF389 domain-containing protein, translated as MRQLLIQVPSGEGKKVIEIAKNHEGANLLLFEAISDGEVVDTVIVHLANRKLEDCLAQLESIPQLKLTLIPRGVITLKPPSDQAPQQVTEVSDRSPIEVFLAGLQSVGSWRSFLAYAALAGVVVWIGLFTNTNYLLVAAMLIAPFAGPAMNTAIATARGDQNLLKRSLIRYFSALGLTIVVAALLSLIFQQKAASNLMVQNSQISVVAVLLPLVAGAAGALNLFQSERSSLVSGAATGMLVAASLAPPAGIIGMSLAINRWDMVVSGIFLLLLQLVGINLTAATVFRLYGLSAKGARYNRGKAWIFPIGLSLTGIVLAGLLGWQLSNPPEFQRSSRAQRATETIQQVLKQSSLVQLVEANVRFTRSNIKDQNTLLGVIYVQPHTGVNLSASEIRERITAQIQSSLLQEGFNAVPLIDTIVLEKPATQTK; from the coding sequence TTGCGTCAACTACTTATTCAAGTTCCTTCAGGAGAAGGCAAAAAAGTTATAGAGATAGCCAAAAATCATGAGGGAGCAAACTTATTACTGTTTGAAGCAATTAGCGATGGGGAAGTAGTAGATACAGTAATAGTGCATCTTGCCAATCGCAAGCTTGAAGATTGTTTAGCTCAGTTAGAATCAATTCCTCAACTAAAATTAACTTTAATTCCTCGCGGAGTTATCACTCTGAAACCTCCGTCAGACCAAGCTCCTCAGCAAGTTACAGAAGTTAGCGATCGCAGTCCGATTGAAGTTTTTTTAGCAGGTTTACAAAGTGTTGGTTCTTGGCGCAGTTTCTTGGCTTATGCAGCATTAGCAGGGGTAGTAGTTTGGATTGGTTTATTTACTAATACTAATTATTTATTAGTCGCAGCCATGTTAATTGCTCCTTTTGCTGGACCAGCGATGAATACTGCGATCGCAACAGCTAGAGGCGATCAAAATTTATTAAAACGCAGTTTAATTCGCTATTTTTCAGCTTTAGGCTTAACTATTGTTGTCGCAGCTTTACTTAGTTTAATTTTTCAACAAAAGGCAGCCAGCAATCTCATGGTGCAAAATAGCCAGATTTCTGTAGTCGCTGTTTTGCTTCCCTTGGTAGCAGGTGCAGCAGGTGCATTAAATTTGTTTCAATCAGAAAGAAGTAGTTTGGTTTCTGGTGCTGCGACGGGGATGTTAGTAGCTGCTTCTTTAGCACCGCCAGCAGGAATTATTGGGATGTCTTTAGCTATTAATCGCTGGGATATGGTTGTCAGTGGCATATTTTTGTTATTGCTACAGTTAGTTGGGATTAATTTAACTGCTGCCACTGTATTTCGACTGTATGGTTTATCGGCAAAAGGTGCAAGATACAATCGCGGTAAAGCTTGGATTTTTCCGATTGGTTTGAGTTTGACAGGAATTGTTTTGGCTGGGTTACTCGGTTGGCAATTGTCCAACCCTCCTGAATTTCAACGTTCCAGTCGCGCCCAGCGTGCTACAGAAACCATTCAACAAGTACTGAAGCAGAGTTCTTTAGTACAATTGGTAGAGGCTAATGTGCGCTTTACTCGTTCCAATATTAAAGATCAAAATACTTTGCTTGGTGTAATTTATGTGCAACCTCATACGGGTGTTAATTTATCTGCCTCAGAAATTCGCGAGCGCATTACTGCTCAAATTCAATCTTCTTTATTACAAGAAGGATTTAATGCCGTACCACTGATCGATACCATTGTGCTAGAGAAACCAGCAACCCAAACCAAATAA
- a CDS encoding sedoheptulose 7-phosphate cyclase, giving the protein MSQIEAKFIATDNLFHVEGYEKIEYDLVYVDGVFNPENRELADCYQPFKRCLMVIDAKVYQLYQEQINAYFQHYQIELTAFPITITEPNKSLRTLEKIIDVFAEFGLVRKEPVLVVGGGLITDVTGFACASYRRSSNYIRIPTTLIGLIDASVAIKVAVNHKKLKNRLGAYHASQKVILDFSFLKTLPTAQVRNGMAELVKIAVVAHSQVFDWLEEYGEELLKTHFGYVDGSSQLKQIAHQLTYEAIKKMLELEVPNLHELDLDRVIAYGHTWSPTLELAPKVPIYHGQSVNIDMALSATLAAQRGYLTPAERDRIHKTMNRIGLALDHPLLEIDLLWRASESISLTRDGKLRAAVPRPIGTCYFINDLTKEELEEALAEHKRLCADYPDAGLGTDVYMQLETEPELVEV; this is encoded by the coding sequence ATGAGTCAAATTGAAGCAAAGTTTATTGCTACAGATAATTTATTTCATGTTGAAGGTTATGAAAAAATTGAGTACGATTTAGTTTACGTAGATGGCGTATTTAATCCTGAAAATCGGGAATTGGCAGATTGTTACCAGCCGTTTAAACGATGTTTGATGGTAATTGACGCTAAGGTTTATCAACTTTACCAAGAGCAAATCAATGCTTATTTTCAGCATTATCAAATTGAACTAACTGCTTTTCCGATTACAATTACCGAACCTAATAAAAGTCTGCGAACTTTAGAAAAAATTATTGATGTCTTTGCTGAGTTTGGGTTAGTCAGAAAAGAACCAGTTTTAGTAGTTGGCGGTGGTTTAATTACCGATGTCACTGGTTTTGCTTGTGCCTCTTACCGTCGCAGTAGTAACTATATCCGCATCCCTACTACTCTAATTGGTTTGATTGATGCTTCTGTAGCAATTAAAGTTGCAGTTAATCATAAAAAACTGAAAAATCGCCTTGGTGCTTATCACGCTTCCCAAAAAGTAATCCTCGACTTTTCTTTTTTAAAGACTTTACCTACTGCCCAGGTTCGTAATGGGATGGCAGAGTTGGTTAAAATTGCTGTAGTCGCGCATTCACAAGTGTTTGATTGGTTAGAAGAGTATGGAGAAGAGTTACTCAAAACTCACTTCGGTTACGTTGATGGTTCTTCGCAATTAAAACAAATCGCACATCAGTTAACCTACGAAGCGATCAAAAAAATGTTGGAATTGGAAGTACCCAATCTCCATGAATTAGATTTAGACCGCGTAATTGCCTACGGACATACTTGGAGTCCAACTTTAGAACTTGCTCCCAAAGTACCAATTTATCACGGTCAATCAGTCAATATCGACATGGCACTATCAGCAACTTTAGCAGCACAACGAGGCTATCTTACTCCAGCCGAACGCGATCGCATTCATAAGACAATGAACCGTATTGGTTTGGCGTTAGACCATCCTTTACTAGAAATTGATTTATTGTGGCGCGCTAGCGAGTCAATTTCACTCACTCGTGACGGTAAACTGAGAGCAGCAGTACCCCGTCCTATCGGTACTTGTTATTTTATCAATGATTTGACTAAAGAAGAACTCGAAGAAGCTTTAGCCGAACACAAACGTCTTTGTGCTGATTATCCCGATGCAGGTTTAGGAACAGACGTATATATGCAATTAGAAACAGAACCAGAATTAGTAGAGGTATAG
- a CDS encoding O-methyltransferase, producing MVSAVENKKTARPVTPLGILVQQLETILKQAENEQVSAQLKVSLKQAYHLAAGIDPYLEECSSSESEALANLAQKTQAEDWSKRFDDGETVRALEQEMLSGHIEGQFLKMLIALTGAKRILEVGMFTGYSALAMAETIPEDGYVIACEVDEYVAKFAQDCFAVSPHGKKIEVRVAPALETMQQLAQAEEAFDLVFIDADKQEYIDYFNLLLDSNLLTSKGFICIDNTLLQGQPYLPKEQRSANGEAIARFNRFVAEDERVEQVLIPLRDGITIIKRK from the coding sequence ATGGTTAGTGCAGTAGAAAACAAAAAAACTGCCAGACCAGTTACTCCTCTAGGAATTCTCGTCCAGCAGCTAGAAACTATCCTTAAGCAGGCGGAAAATGAGCAGGTATCCGCCCAACTTAAAGTATCCTTAAAGCAAGCATATCATTTGGCAGCAGGTATCGACCCCTATCTAGAAGAGTGCAGCAGTTCTGAATCGGAAGCACTGGCAAATCTGGCACAAAAAACCCAAGCCGAAGACTGGAGTAAGCGGTTTGATGACGGAGAAACTGTGCGCGCCCTGGAACAGGAAATGCTATCAGGACATATTGAAGGGCAATTTCTCAAGATGTTGATCGCTTTAACTGGGGCAAAACGCATTTTAGAAGTAGGAATGTTTACTGGTTACTCTGCTTTAGCAATGGCAGAAACTATCCCTGAGGATGGTTACGTGATTGCTTGTGAAGTAGATGAGTATGTAGCTAAATTTGCCCAAGATTGTTTTGCCGTTTCTCCTCATGGGAAAAAAATTGAAGTTAGAGTTGCCCCCGCTTTAGAAACGATGCAGCAGTTAGCCCAAGCAGAGGAAGCTTTCGATCTGGTATTCATCGATGCAGATAAGCAAGAGTATATTGATTACTTCAATCTTTTATTAGATAGTAATTTGTTAACTTCCAAGGGTTTTATCTGTATAGATAATACTTTGTTGCAAGGACAACCCTATCTGCCGAAAGAACAACGTTCCGCTAATGGAGAAGCGATCGCACGATTTAATCGTTTTGTCGCTGAAGATGAGCGTGTCGAACAGGTTTTAATTCCCCTGCGTGACGGCATAACCATCATTAAACGGAAATAA
- a CDS encoding ATP-grasp domain-containing protein, whose amino-acid sequence MTQIFFVSGRGSAVLQNLGTLVLLLFLLPFNLIAVAFSAVINIFSGSKQRLTKTDVPKRILITGAKMTKALQLARSFHQRGHEVYLVETHKYWLSGHRFSRAVKGFFTVPTPEKEPDAYCQRLLEIVQQKNIDVFIPVSSPIASYYDSLAKKILEPDCEAIHFDPEITAMLDDKYAFCTKAKELGLSAPKVFCFTSPQQVIDFDFESDGSQYIVKSIPYDSVRRLDLTKLPFEGMESYLRSLPISSEKPWVMQEFIRGQEYCFHATVRKGKIRLHCCSQSSPFQVNYEQVDNPAIYQWVEKFVRELNLTGQICFDMIQTPDGTVYPIECNPRLHSAITMFHDHPGVADAYLLDGEQAITPLPDSKPTYWTYHELWRLLQVRSLSELQAWWHKVSRGTDAILQGDDPLPFLMLHNWQIPLLLLDNLRRLKGWIRIDFNIGKLVELEGD is encoded by the coding sequence ATGACACAAATATTTTTTGTTTCAGGACGAGGTTCGGCAGTATTACAGAATCTCGGTACTCTGGTCTTACTATTGTTTTTATTGCCTTTTAATTTAATAGCAGTAGCATTTTCCGCAGTTATAAATATTTTTAGTGGTAGTAAACAGCGATTAACCAAAACCGACGTACCAAAACGCATCTTGATCACTGGGGCGAAAATGACCAAGGCATTGCAGTTAGCAAGGTCATTTCATCAGAGAGGACACGAAGTATATTTAGTTGAAACTCACAAATATTGGTTATCGGGTCATCGTTTTTCCCGCGCTGTCAAAGGATTTTTTACCGTACCCACACCAGAAAAAGAACCTGATGCTTATTGTCAGAGATTATTAGAAATTGTTCAACAGAAGAATATTGACGTATTTATTCCTGTTTCTAGTCCAATTGCTAGTTATTATGATTCGTTGGCAAAAAAAATACTCGAACCAGATTGCGAAGCGATTCATTTCGATCCAGAAATCACCGCCATGCTGGATGATAAGTATGCCTTTTGTACCAAAGCTAAGGAATTGGGTTTATCTGCACCGAAAGTCTTCTGCTTTACCAGTCCACAACAGGTAATCGATTTTGATTTTGAGTCCGATGGTAGTCAGTACATTGTTAAAAGTATTCCTTATGATTCGGTACGCCGTCTCGATCTAACCAAATTACCCTTTGAAGGAATGGAAAGTTACCTCCGTAGCTTACCAATTAGTTCAGAAAAACCTTGGGTAATGCAAGAATTTATTCGCGGACAGGAATACTGTTTTCATGCCACAGTAAGGAAAGGTAAAATCAGACTACATTGCTGTTCTCAATCTTCTCCTTTTCAAGTCAACTACGAACAAGTAGATAATCCTGCAATTTATCAATGGGTAGAAAAATTTGTCAGGGAACTAAATTTAACAGGACAAATTTGTTTTGATATGATTCAAACCCCTGACGGTACAGTTTATCCGATTGAATGTAATCCTCGTTTGCATTCGGCTATTACCATGTTTCACGATCATCCAGGGGTAGCAGATGCCTACTTATTAGATGGAGAACAAGCTATTACACCCTTACCAGATAGTAAGCCGACTTACTGGACTTATCACGAACTCTGGCGATTATTACAAGTGCGATCGCTTTCGGAATTACAAGCTTGGTGGCATAAAGTTAGCCGAGGTACGGATGCGATTTTACAAGGGGACGATCCACTTCCTTTTCTGATGCTACACAACTGGCAAATTCCTTTGTTATTGTTAGATAATCTCCGTCGTCTCAAAGGTTGGATCAGAATTGATTTCAATATCGGTAAGTTGGTCGAATTAGAAGGAGATTGA
- the psbO gene encoding photosystem II manganese-stabilizing polypeptide, with protein MRYRALIAAFLALCLGVLTACSENPKNISRDQLTYDDILNTGIANTCLDIPETSRGSISLDSSKSYTITDLCIEPKEFFVKEEPANKRQEAEFIQGKKLTRYTSSLDQISGDIILNEDGSLTFKEKDGIDFQAITVLLPGGKEVPFLFTIKNLIAKTQPNLNSINASTDFSGEFKVPSYRGQVFLDPKGRSLASGYDNAVALPARADDEDFTRANVKEFVSRKGKIALNVTKVDSSTGEIAGVFVSEQTSATDLGAEEPEEVKVRGTFYGRVQPAA; from the coding sequence ATGAGGTATCGTGCATTAATTGCTGCCTTTTTAGCATTGTGCTTAGGGGTGTTGACAGCTTGTAGTGAAAATCCAAAAAATATCAGTAGAGATCAATTAACTTATGATGATATTCTCAATACTGGGATAGCTAATACCTGTCTTGATATTCCAGAAACTAGTCGCGGTTCTATTTCTTTAGATTCGAGTAAATCATACACAATCACAGATTTGTGTATCGAACCAAAAGAGTTTTTTGTCAAAGAAGAACCCGCTAACAAACGCCAAGAAGCTGAATTTATCCAAGGTAAAAAACTGACCAGATATACTTCTAGTCTCGATCAAATTAGTGGAGACATCATCTTAAATGAAGACGGTAGTCTTACTTTTAAGGAAAAAGATGGAATTGATTTCCAGGCAATTACTGTTTTATTACCTGGAGGTAAAGAAGTACCTTTTCTGTTTACCATTAAAAATTTGATTGCTAAAACTCAACCTAACTTAAATTCAATCAATGCTTCTACTGATTTTTCTGGAGAATTTAAAGTTCCTTCCTATCGTGGACAAGTATTTCTCGATCCTAAAGGTCGTAGTCTTGCCAGTGGTTACGATAATGCGGTAGCATTACCAGCCAGAGCAGATGATGAAGATTTTACTCGTGCCAATGTTAAAGAATTTGTTTCAAGGAAAGGCAAAATTGCTTTAAATGTTACCAAAGTTGATAGCAGCACAGGGGAAATTGCTGGAGTGTTTGTAAGTGAACAAACTTCTGCTACAGATTTAGGTGCTGAAGAACCAGAAGAAGTTAAAGTTCGTGGCACATTCTATGGTCGAGTTCAACCAGCAGCATAA